A stretch of Cicer arietinum cultivar CDC Frontier isolate Library 1 chromosome 5, Cicar.CDCFrontier_v2.0, whole genome shotgun sequence DNA encodes these proteins:
- the LOC101499698 gene encoding serine/threonine/tyrosine-protein kinase HT1-like, with the protein MKNLHWYKQISNNGKCGRRLSLGEYKRAVSWSKYLVSPGAAIKGEGEEEWSADMSQLFIGSKFASGRHSRIYRGVYKQRDVAIKLVSQPEEDEDLAAFLEKQFTSEVACLLRLRHPNIITFIAACKKPPVFCIITEYLAGGSLRKYLHQQEPHSVPHELVLKLSLDIARGMEYLHSQGILHRDLKSENLLLGEDMCVKVADFGISCLESQCGSAKGFTGTYRWMAPEMIKEKHHTKKVDVYSFGIVLWELLTGLTPFDNMTPEQAAFAVSYKNARPPLPSECPCAFSNLINRCWSSNPKKRPHFVEIVTILEHYTESIEQDPEFFSTYKPCPTNKIMGCFPKCKARQKSF; encoded by the exons ATGAAGAATTTGCATTGGTATAAACAAATTTCTAACAATGGAAAGTGTGGGAGGAGGCTTTCACTTGGGGAGTATAAAAGAGCAGTTTCTTGGTCAAAGTATTTGGTATCTCCTGGTGCTGCTATAAAGggagaaggagaagaagaatgGAGTGCAGATATGTCTCAGTTGTTTATTGGATCCAAATTTGCTTCTGGAAGACATAGCAGAATCTATAGAGGTGTTTATAAGCAAAGGGATGTTGCTATTAAGCTTGTTAGTCAAcctgaagaagatgaagacttGGCTGCTTTTCTTGAGAAGCAATTTACTTCTGAGGTTGCTTGCCTTCTTCGATTGCGCCATCCAAATATCATTACT TTCATTGCTGCATGCAAGAAACCACCAGTGTTCTGCATAATCACAGAATATTTAGCCGGTGGTTCACTGAGAAAATACCTGCATCAACAAGAACCACATTCAGTACCACATGAACTTGTTCTGAAACTATCCCTAGATATAGCAAGAGGAATGGAATATCTTCATTCTCAAGGGATACTTCATAGGGATCTCAAATCAGAGAATCTCCTTTTAGGAGAAGACATGTGTGTAAAAGTAGCTGATTTTGGTATCTCATGCTTAGAATCTCAGTGCGGAAGCGCGAAAGGATTCACTGGAACTTACCGTTGGATGGCTCCTGAaatgataaaagaaaaacatcatacTAAAAAAGTTGATGTGTATAGTTTTGGTATTGTTCTTTGGGAGCTTTTAACTGGATTGACTCCATTTGACAACATGACACCAGAGCAGGCTGCATTTGCAGTTTCCTACAAG AATGCAAGACCGCCACTGCCATCTGAATGTCCATGTGCATTTAGTAATCTAATCAATAGATGTTGGTCAAGCAATCCAAAGAAAAGGCCACATTTTGTTGAGATTGTCACAATTTTGGAGCACTATACCGAATCAATTGAACAAGATCCAGAGTTTTTCTCAACTTACAAACCATGtcctacaaataaaattatggGATGCTTCCCTAAATGTAAGGCTCGCCAAAAATCTTTTTGA
- the LOC101500349 gene encoding CASP-like protein 4A3, protein MATHPAMKKSWSRGSNSSSQFESPARFCSPLRWDGTESPEYRSPENSPGKMVENPLAVVTVEKTRQFTPEKLREQQKPPENALTEPQLQTAKAGAGSERRQKSAPVSCTAEEVTRKAALGFRLCEVVMCVISFSVMAANKTQGWSGDSYDRYKEYRYCLSINVIGFAYSGLQACDLAFQLVTHKHMIGHSLRYHFQFFMDQVVAYLLISASSSAATRVDDWQSNWGKDEFTEMATVSVGMSFLAFVAFAMSSLISGYILCTRRNTM, encoded by the exons ATGGCAACACACCCAGCCATGAAAAAGTCCTGGTCAAGAGGCTCCAATTCCTCCAGTCAGTTCGAATCACCTGCACGTTTCTGCTCTCCCTTACGATGGGACGGAACAGAGTCACCGGAATACCGCTCACCGGAAAACTCTCCGGGAAAGATGGTGGAAAATCCATTGGCAGTTGTGACTGTCGAAAAAACGAGGCAGTTTACTCCCGAGAAACTCAGGGAGCAACAGAAGCCGCCGGAGAATGCGTTGACGGAGCCTCAACTGCAGACGGCAAAGGCAGGCGCCGGGAGTGAGCGTAGACAGAAGTCGGCTCCTGTTAGTTGCACGGCGGAGGAGGTAACGAGAAAGGCGGCGTTAGGGTTCCGGCTATGCGAGGTTGTGATGTGTGTGATTTCGTTTTCAGTTATGGCTGCGAATAAGACGCAAGGTTGGAGTGGGGACTCGTATGATCGTTATAAAGAATACAG GTATTGTTTATCTATAAATGTTATCGGATTTGCATACTCAGGATTACAAGCATGTGATCTCGCCTTTCAACTAGTCACACACAAACATATGATCGGTCACTCCCTTCGCTACCACTTTCAGTTCTTTATGGATCAG GTTGTGGCATATCTTCTGATATCAGCATCATCCTCGGCAGCGACACGGGTGGATGATTGGCAATCGAATTGGGGGAAAGATGAGTTCACAGAGATGGCTACTGTTTCTGTTGGAATGTCATTCCTAGCTTTTGTTGCATTTGCTATGAGCTCACTCATCTCTGGTTACATCCTCTGTACCCGCCGCAACACCATGTGA
- the LOC101500007 gene encoding protein EXECUTER 2, chloroplastic yields MVMASLGVSQAIFFSNTNTTATPSRFNLLPNKPPTHLLGSPFSLQTNPSSISIFSRRNRTHLFRCTPNSNNTSLNWDWNRWCRHFSDIEQAETFASLLKFQLEDAVEKEEFQEAAKLKRAIVDATSKDSVAEIMSQLKNAIDDERYHDASRLCRYTGSGLVGWWVGYSKNSDDPFGRLIHISPGMGRFVGKSYSPRQLLTASTGTPIFEIYVVKNADDTYHMQVVYLRRAKGNSMSNPPSIPAKSPSKPEVENLSSVEVQEPEEKVEERNDEKNSNVEAATEDGIKSVINFLKEKIPGLKVKVMNINVEEEAAQGSDSIKQIMEEDSNKTSSTENSEGGVNNLDEPDEEILEGDGDASEDEKDLDMKMFIGGIVHNNEDTAAKEEFIRLPAEIKNMERDSFLLHIPKRNLDNDRREDKVRNIKVAALAAQGISELMPSDVAKAFWSSDKVSSKISKSMREIVKLAINQAQKKRLSEDTYFSRITSSKGDFDPFDGLYVGAFGPYGIEIVQLRRKFGHWNDVDNEGNTSNIEFFEYVEAVKLTGDLNVPAGQVTFRAKIGKVNRNANRGLYPDELGVNASYKGQGRIADFGFRNPKWVDGELLQLNGKGLGPHMKGADLGFLYVVPEQSFLVLFNRLKLPE; encoded by the exons ATGGTGATGGCTTCACTGGGCGTGTCCCAAGCCATCTTTTTCTCCAACACGAACACCACTGCAACCCCTTCTCGTTTCAATCTCCTCCCAAACAAGCCACCGACCCATCTTCTTGGTTCACCCTTTTCTCTTCAAACCAACCCATCATCAATCTCAATCTTTTCAAGAAGAAACCGCACCCACCTTTTCCGCTGCACCCCCAATTCCAATAACACATCTCTTAACTGGGATTGGAATCGTTGGTGTCGCCATTTCTCTGATATTGAACAGGCTGAAACCTTCGCCTCTCTTCTCAAG TTTCAACTTGAAGATGCTGTTGAGAAGGAAGAGTTTCAAGAAGCAGCAAAGTTAAAGAGGGCTATAGTAGATGCAACATCCAAGGACAGTGTTGCTGAAATTATGTCACAGTTGAAG AATGCAATAGACGATGAGCGCTACCATGATGCTTCGAGATTATGCAGATACACTGGAAGTGGACTG GTGGGTTGGTGGGTAGGGTACTCAAAAAATTCAGATGACCCCTTTGGTAGATTAATACATATAAGTCCTGGTATGGGCAGGTTCGTTGGCAAGAGTTACAGTCCAAG ACAATTGCTCACAGCATCTACCGGAACAccaatatttgaaatttatgtGGTAAAAAATGCTGACGACACATATCATATGCAG GTAGTGTATTTGCGACGAGCTAAAGGAAATTCAATGAGTAATCCTCCTTCTATACCTGCTAAAAGCCCATCCAAACCCGAGGTTGAGAATTTGTCTTCAGTTGAGGTGCAGGAACCTGAAGAGAAGGTTGAGGAGAGAAACGATGAGAAAAACAGCAATGTTGAGGCGGCAACTGAGGACGGCATTAAGAGTGTCATAAATTTTCTGAAAGAAAAAATTCCAGGATTGAAAGTCAAAGTTATGAACATTAATGTTGAAGAGGAAGCAGCACAGGGAAGTGATTCTATTAAACAAATCATGGAGGAAGATAGTAATAAAACAAGCTCCACTGAGAATTCCGAAGGGGGAGTTAATAATCTTGATGAACCTGATGAGGAAATTCTAGAAGGTGACGGCGATGCCTCAGAAGATGAAAAGGATTTAGATATGAAGATGTTTATTGGTGGGATTGTACACAACAATGAAGATACTGCTGCTAAGGAAGAATTTATACGTCTTCCAGCTGAAATAAAGAATATGGAAAGGGATTCTTTCCTCTTACATATACCAAAGAGAAATCTAGATAATGATAGGAGAGAAGACAAGGTTCGCAATATCAAAGTGGCAGCTCTGGCAGCACAAGGAATCTCAGAGCTTATGCCTTCTGATGTTGCTAAGGCATTCTGGAGTTCTGATAAAGTCTCTTCTAAG ATTTCCAAAAGCATGCGTGAAATTGTCAAACTTGCTATTAACCAAGCACAGAAAAAAAGATTATCTGAAGATACATATTTTAGCCGGATTACAAGTTCCAAAGGAGATTTTGATCCTTTTGATG GACTCTATGTTGGTGCATTTGGCCCTTATGGCATTGAAATAGTCCAATTGAGGCGAAAATTCGGACATTGGAATGATGTGGACAATGAAGGCAACACGTCAAATATCGAATTTTTTGAATATGTAGAAGCAGTGAAATTGACGGGGGATCTTAATGTTCCTGCAGGACAG GTGACATTCCGTGCTAAAATCGGCAAAGTCAATCGCAACGCCAACCGTGGATTGTATCCCGATGAATTAGGAGTG AATGCAAGTTATAAAGGCCAGGGAAGAATTGCAGACTTTGGTTTTCGAAATCCAAAATGGGTCGATGGGGAATTGCTTCAACTAAATGGCAAG GGCTTGGGACCACACATGAAAGGTGCAGATCTTGGTTTCCTTTATGTTGTGCCAGAGCAAAGTTTTCTTGTGCTATTCAACCGGTTGAAACTACCCGAGTAA